In Syntrophorhabdales bacterium, the following are encoded in one genomic region:
- a CDS encoding cysteine desulfurase family protein, whose product MIYLDNISGTPLHAEVKQAMIGYIDNGYGNPTSQHRLGDAAAEALEKARNDVAQLINANPEGVIFTSGGTESINHAVKGVAFALAEKGKHIITSNIEHQAVLRSVRMLMHLGYDVTSLPVDEYGLVDPKDVEKAITDETILVSIMHANNEIGTLEPIAEIGEITKKRGITFHSDAVASGGVVPTDVNELGVDLLSIAANQFYGPAGVGALYVRPGTKIIPLLDGGIQEQNLRAGAHNMIGIVGMGKAAELAKREMSSRLEHLNQVKKRFLERLSTIDEIIINGHPTKSLPNLISCSVKYVEGESLVLMLDEEGICVSTRSACATGSLRASHVLVSCGRDYMTTQGTLIFSFGIENTLEEVDVVFGALKKSVDFLRSMSPFYNKKSS is encoded by the coding sequence ATGATCTATTTGGATAATATATCAGGGACACCGCTTCACGCGGAAGTGAAGCAGGCAATGATAGGCTACATCGATAACGGATACGGCAATCCGACGAGCCAGCATCGTTTGGGGGATGCGGCAGCTGAGGCCCTGGAGAAAGCCCGCAACGATGTGGCGCAGCTCATCAATGCCAATCCGGAGGGGGTGATCTTCACTTCCGGCGGCACCGAGTCCATCAATCACGCTGTCAAGGGCGTGGCCTTTGCACTTGCCGAGAAAGGCAAACACATCATCACATCCAATATTGAGCACCAGGCAGTGCTCCGCTCCGTGCGCATGCTGATGCACCTCGGATATGATGTAACGTCCCTTCCGGTGGACGAATACGGATTGGTCGATCCGAAGGATGTTGAGAAAGCGATCACCGATGAGACCATCCTTGTCAGCATCATGCATGCAAACAACGAGATCGGGACCCTCGAGCCCATAGCAGAGATCGGCGAGATTACGAAGAAGAGAGGCATAACCTTTCACAGCGATGCAGTCGCATCCGGCGGAGTAGTGCCGACGGACGTCAACGAGTTAGGGGTTGACCTGCTGAGCATAGCTGCGAATCAATTCTACGGCCCTGCAGGCGTGGGGGCCCTCTATGTCCGCCCCGGAACCAAAATCATTCCACTTCTGGACGGAGGCATCCAGGAACAGAATCTCAGGGCCGGTGCACACAACATGATAGGCATCGTAGGCATGGGTAAGGCAGCAGAGCTGGCAAAGAGAGAAATGTCATCGAGGCTGGAGCATCTCAACCAGGTCAAGAAGAGATTCCTGGAACGCCTTTCAACTATCGATGAGATAATCATCAACGGCCATCCCACCAAAAGCCTGCCAAACCTGATCTCGTGCTCAGTGAAGTATGTGGAAGGGGAATCGCTGGTGCTGATGCTGGACGAGGAGGGGATTTGCGTTTCCACCCGGTCGGCATGCGCCACAGGTTCGTTGCGGGCCTCACACGTGCTTGTCTCCTGCGGCCGCGACTACATGACGACCCAGGGCACGCTTATCTTCTCCTTCGGCATAGAAAATACCCTGGAGGAAGTGGATGTCGTTTTCGGTGCGCTCAAGAAATCTGTAGACTTCCTGCGGAGCATGTCTCCGTTCTACAATAAAAAAAGCAGCTGA
- a CDS encoding iron-sulfur cluster assembly scaffold protein, which produces MSPYSDLVKEHFQNPRNRGKVEDFDGIGEVGNPVCGDMTTITIKVREGRLADVRFETLGCGAAVAVSSIVTEKAKGKTLDEALQINAKTLATDLGELPKNELHCSHLGPEALHKAIMNYLDRQAGRIRKERGGKDEHVHAKDTHCRCPYCEHEVASGAPICANCGKSTA; this is translated from the coding sequence ATGTCTCCCTATTCAGACCTGGTTAAAGAGCATTTTCAGAATCCGCGCAACAGAGGAAAAGTAGAGGATTTCGACGGCATCGGAGAGGTGGGCAACCCGGTTTGCGGCGACATGACCACAATAACCATAAAGGTGAGGGAAGGACGACTGGCTGACGTCAGGTTCGAGACGCTGGGCTGCGGCGCTGCAGTTGCCGTATCGAGCATTGTCACTGAGAAAGCGAAGGGTAAAACCCTTGACGAAGCCTTGCAGATCAATGCAAAAACGCTCGCGACAGACCTCGGAGAGCTGCCGAAGAACGAACTCCACTGTTCACACCTTGGGCCCGAAGCCCTCCACAAGGCGATCATGAATTACCTGGATCGTCAGGCCGGAAGAATCAGGAAGGAACGGGGGGGTAAAGACGAGCATGTTCACGCAAAGGACACCCACTGCCGCTGCCCTTATTGTGAACACGAAGTCGCCTCCGGTGCGCCGATCTGCGCCAACTGCGGCAAATCAACGGCGTAG
- a CDS encoding cupin domain-containing protein: protein MHVKDLNDAEEFIASDESLLRQLIHPEKMDVACRYSLCYARVKPSQVTKPHRLRSTEVYYILEGKGVMTIDEESRPVEPGQAVYIPPHSTQHIQNTGPSDLLFLCIVDPAWRSEDEEMV, encoded by the coding sequence ATGCACGTCAAGGATCTGAATGATGCCGAGGAATTCATAGCCAGTGACGAGTCGCTCCTCAGGCAACTCATCCACCCCGAGAAGATGGATGTGGCATGCCGCTACAGCCTCTGCTATGCCCGCGTAAAACCCAGTCAAGTGACAAAGCCCCACAGGCTGCGGTCCACCGAGGTCTATTATATCCTCGAGGGAAAAGGAGTCATGACCATCGATGAGGAATCGCGACCGGTGGAACCAGGTCAGGCAGTCTACATCCCTCCTCACTCGACACAGCATATCCAGAATACCGGGCCCTCAGATCTTCTCTTCCTTTGCATCGTAGATCCTGCCTGGCGATCAGAAGACGAAGAGATGGTGTAA